The proteins below are encoded in one region of Sedimentibacter sp. zth1:
- the xseA gene encoding exodeoxyribonuclease VII large subunit: MKIKPIKVSLLNQYVKKIIKSNSIFYNLYIEGEISNIRISKTGYTYFTLSDSESSVSCVCFYQDRTVIDGDKVIVNGELTVYEAKGTYQIVVKNIEKIGLGNIFKELEILKKRLEKQGLFEKNKEIPLLPSKIGVITSKSGAALQDILRTFNAVNGGFDVSIYNSLVQGDAAKRTIVEGISYFNNEKNVDVILLSRGGGSFKDLNVFNEVSIAEKIYMSKIPIVTGIGHDTDVTLADYVADVHCHTPTAAAEFVIRGYKNIGIQLEALYRQLVDKTNNELKQFEASINTYKFMLRSYNPDNCINRLINECDMLKNILETNMRIEFNNRNNELRLKYEKLISYDYRTQLNNGYSLVFDNQNNLINDKTMVENNQSINILFDKFSIEAKIIDIKEV; this comes from the coding sequence ATGAAGATAAAACCAATTAAAGTCTCATTATTGAATCAATATGTAAAAAAGATTATAAAAAGTAACAGTATTTTTTACAATCTTTATATTGAAGGTGAAATATCAAACATTCGAATTAGCAAAACTGGATATACCTATTTTACACTTAGTGATTCTGAGTCAAGTGTAAGTTGTGTTTGCTTTTACCAAGATAGAACAGTTATAGATGGTGATAAGGTTATAGTAAATGGTGAATTAACTGTATATGAAGCTAAGGGAACATATCAAATAGTTGTAAAGAATATAGAAAAAATTGGACTTGGTAATATTTTCAAAGAATTAGAGATATTAAAGAAAAGATTAGAAAAACAAGGATTATTTGAAAAAAACAAGGAAATTCCATTATTGCCATCAAAAATTGGTGTAATTACATCCAAAAGTGGTGCTGCACTTCAAGATATTTTGAGAACATTTAATGCTGTAAATGGTGGATTTGACGTATCAATATACAATTCACTTGTACAGGGAGATGCAGCAAAACGAACAATAGTTGAAGGTATTTCGTATTTTAATAATGAAAAAAATGTTGATGTTATATTGTTATCAAGAGGTGGAGGAAGCTTTAAAGATTTAAATGTATTCAATGAAGTGAGTATAGCTGAAAAAATATATATGTCTAAAATACCTATTGTTACAGGAATTGGGCATGATACAGATGTTACACTTGCAGATTATGTTGCAGATGTACACTGCCATACGCCAACAGCCGCAGCAGAATTTGTTATACGTGGCTATAAAAATATAGGTATACAATTAGAAGCACTATATAGACAATTAGTTGATAAAACTAATAATGAATTGAAACAATTTGAAGCTAGCATAAATACATATAAATTTATGCTAAGAAGTTATAATCCAGATAATTGTATTAATAGATTAATCAATGAGTGTGATATGTTAAAAAATATTTTAGAAACTAATATGAGAATAGAGTTTAACAACAGAAATAATGAGTTAAGGCTAAAGTATGAAAAACTTATCAGCTATGATTATAGAACACAGTTGAATAATGGATATTCATTAGTATTTGATAATCAAAATAATTTGATAAATGATAAGACAATGGTTGAAAATAATCAAAGTATAAATATTCTATTTGATAAATTTAGTATTGAAGCTAAAATCATTGATATAAAAGAGGTATAG
- the nusB gene encoding transcription antitermination factor NusB, translating into MNRKLTREEAVKVLYTMDIRNSYDMQICEDYIEHCGNIELDDDDLEFKSFNSRQIDMEYLNKTVSDIINNLENIDSIIADNSKGWKLNRIAKVDLAILRVAVAEIVYNPLIPESVSINEAVELSKKYSIDESHKFINGVLGSVYRGLMQ; encoded by the coding sequence ATGAACAGAAAATTAACAAGAGAAGAAGCTGTAAAAGTACTTTATACAATGGATATTAGGAATTCATATGATATGCAAATATGTGAAGACTATATTGAACATTGTGGAAACATAGAATTAGATGATGATGATTTAGAATTTAAGTCATTTAATAGTAGACAAATTGATATGGAGTATTTAAATAAAACAGTAAGTGATATTATAAATAATTTAGAAAATATAGATTCAATAATAGCAGATAATTCTAAGGGCTGGAAATTGAATAGAATAGCAAAGGTGGATCTTGCAATATTAAGAGTTGCAGTAGCAGAAATCGTATACAATCCACTTATACCAGAGAGCGTATCAATTAATGAAGCAGTTGAATTAAGCAAGAAATATTCTATAGACGAATCACATAAATTTATTAATGGAGTATTAGGTTCAGTATATAGAGGCTTGATGCAATGA
- a CDS encoding Asp23/Gls24 family envelope stress response protein — protein MSENKEILENGIVKISDDVVTIIAGIATMEVDGVHSMHTGIVEGFSNLFTKNNYSKGVKVEINENNVVLDIFIIVTYGCKINKVAAEIQKNVKKEIETMTDLNVTVVNIHVQNIITEKTEKIEKTEKIEK, from the coding sequence ATGTCCGAAAATAAAGAAATTTTAGAAAATGGAATAGTAAAAATATCAGATGACGTTGTTACAATAATAGCTGGAATTGCGACTATGGAGGTAGACGGAGTACATAGTATGCATACTGGAATAGTAGAAGGTTTTTCTAACTTATTTACTAAAAATAATTACTCTAAAGGTGTAAAAGTAGAAATTAATGAAAATAACGTAGTTTTAGATATTTTTATAATTGTTACTTATGGATGTAAAATTAATAAAGTAGCAGCAGAGATTCAAAAGAATGTTAAAAAAGAAATTGAAACAATGACTGATTTGAATGTAACAGTAGTAAACATTCATGTTCAAAATATTATAACTGAAAAAACAGAAAAAATAGAGAAAACAGAAAAAATAGAAAAATAA
- a CDS encoding SpoIIIAH-like family protein — protein MKFKKETFVFLTSLVLIFIIGYINIVLSNKEAYEEPTFDEKALEQKQAEFVSDFNDVSDTSDLTSDDTSKMGTEIAAVSSTDEVDISFENFKISKSKNNLEIVDQLEKNISNNLLSAETIKKFEELLIVKNGQIQMESNIEIMLKSKGYNNVVVVVTNKSVKVITNKDIEKADATKILNVVMSETEFAPTQIKIVKYDNN, from the coding sequence ATGAAATTCAAAAAAGAGACATTTGTATTTTTAACTTCACTAGTATTAATATTTATTATTGGATATATAAATATAGTATTATCAAATAAGGAAGCTTATGAAGAACCTACATTTGATGAAAAAGCACTTGAACAAAAGCAGGCAGAATTTGTATCAGATTTCAATGACGTAAGTGATACATCAGACCTAACATCTGATGATACATCAAAAATGGGTACTGAAATTGCAGCTGTTAGCTCAACTGATGAGGTTGATATTAGCTTCGAAAATTTTAAAATTAGTAAATCTAAAAATAATCTTGAAATAGTTGACCAACTTGAAAAAAATATATCCAATAATTTATTATCAGCAGAAACAATTAAAAAATTTGAAGAATTATTGATAGTAAAAAATGGTCAAATACAAATGGAAAGCAATATAGAAATAATGTTAAAATCAAAAGGATATAATAATGTTGTAGTTGTTGTAACAAATAAATCAGTAAAAGTTATAACCAATAAGGACATTGAGAAGGCAGATGCTACTAAAATACTTAATGTAGTAATGAGTGAGACAGAATTCGCACCAACACAAATTAAAATTGTAAAATATGATAATAATTAA
- a CDS encoding stage III sporulation protein AF, with amino-acid sequence MKETIINILIFVLFFNLIMIIFPEGKTQKYCKLVIKLFLFIYILNSIVLKGAVSLDDIININVLSDEASQYTREFNLNESNEKFIELINNDLYNGREVIQNIKVDFTVDMQLTVNVYLNKSLSVNEEEYLKLNIAKIFNINSENVKITF; translated from the coding sequence ATGAAAGAAACTATTATTAATATTTTGATTTTTGTTCTGTTTTTTAATTTAATAATGATTATTTTTCCGGAAGGAAAAACACAAAAATACTGTAAACTTGTCATAAAACTGTTTCTATTTATATACATATTAAATAGCATAGTTTTAAAAGGTGCAGTATCTTTAGATGATATTATAAATATTAATGTGTTAAGTGATGAAGCGTCACAGTACACAAGAGAATTTAATCTTAATGAATCTAATGAAAAATTCATTGAGCTTATAAATAATGATTTATATAACGGAAGGGAGGTTATACAAAATATAAAGGTTGATTTTACGGTTGATATGCAATTAACTGTGAATGTTTATTTAAACAAATCATTGAGTGTCAATGAAGAAGAATATCTTAAATTAAATATTGCGAAAATTTTTAACATTAATAGTGAAAATGTTAAAATCACATTTTAG
- a CDS encoding SpoIIIAC/SpoIIIAD family protein, whose translation MILAKIIFIALICVVLSIVVSKINPEFKLYFTLLFAIVSILLIFYELKDQIQSLINTFLNYNINIANFSILIKIVAIAYICDFIALICKDLDYESIGKKIEMSGKLIILVYSFNVIIQFIDEVIILVNR comes from the coding sequence ATGATATTAGCAAAGATAATTTTTATTGCATTGATTTGCGTGGTATTAAGTATAGTTGTATCGAAAATTAATCCAGAATTTAAATTGTATTTTACTTTACTATTTGCAATTGTATCCATCCTATTAATATTTTATGAGCTAAAGGATCAAATTCAATCTTTAATAAACACATTTTTAAATTATAATATTAATATTGCAAATTTTAGTATACTCATAAAAATAGTTGCAATAGCATATATATGCGATTTTATTGCTCTAATTTGCAAGGACCTTGATTATGAATCTATAGGAAAAAAAATAGAAATGTCAGGTAAGCTTATTATTTTAGTATATTCCTTTAATGTAATAATACAATTTATAGATGAAGTAATTATATTGGTAAACAGGTGA
- the spoIIIAC gene encoding stage III sporulation protein AC: MSIDVIFKVGAIGIIIAIFTIILSKTGREEQAMFVTIAGVIVVMAIILSMLNELFNEVKAIFNIY; this comes from the coding sequence ATGAGTATAGATGTAATTTTTAAAGTAGGCGCTATAGGTATAATTATAGCAATATTTACAATTATTTTATCAAAAACAGGTAGAGAAGAGCAAGCAATGTTTGTTACAATTGCAGGTGTTATTGTTGTTATGGCAATAATTTTAAGTATGCTTAATGAATTATTCAATGAGGTAAAGGCAATTTTTAACATATACTAA
- the spoIIIAA gene encoding stage III sporulation protein AA: MINKVSKFVNNNIRNILLSQEKTILDAIYEVRIRVNYPVYIKTKKGDFFLDIKEKSKIIVDGFYKLKKIDISSTVALLTSNSLHAFEKEIEKGYITIEGGHRVGLSGDCIYEKNEFRGFKSITSVNIRIAKDYVNCSNKIFKYIIKDSNSIYNTLIAGPPLCGKTTCIRDLARTISNGSSNPYFGGCDVTVIDERGEIAAVYNGIPQVDIGCRTDVLSYCMKKEGFIMSIRALSPRVIISDELGSTEDYKIIQYALKSGVNIITTAHCNDLSDLYKNLYIKKIIEVGFIERIIILDNKNPVTIKQVYDNITNKVISYGNY; the protein is encoded by the coding sequence GTTATCTCAAGAAAAAACCATATTAGATGCAATATATGAGGTTAGAATTCGAGTCAATTATCCAGTATACATAAAGACAAAAAAAGGAGATTTTTTTTTAGATATAAAAGAGAAGTCTAAAATAATAGTTGATGGGTTCTATAAACTTAAGAAAATTGATATTTCGTCAACTGTTGCATTGCTAACTTCCAATTCATTGCACGCATTTGAAAAAGAAATTGAAAAGGGTTACATAACAATCGAAGGTGGACATAGAGTAGGCTTAAGTGGTGATTGTATATATGAAAAAAATGAATTTAGAGGATTTAAAAGCATAACATCTGTAAATATAAGAATTGCAAAGGATTATGTAAATTGTTCTAATAAAATTTTCAAATATATAATAAAGGATAGTAATAGCATTTATAACACTCTCATAGCTGGTCCTCCACTTTGTGGTAAAACAACATGCATTAGAGATTTGGCAAGAACAATTAGCAATGGTAGTAGCAATCCTTACTTTGGTGGATGTGATGTTACTGTAATTGATGAAAGAGGAGAAATAGCAGCTGTGTATAATGGTATTCCTCAGGTTGATATAGGATGTCGTACTGATGTATTATCCTATTGTATGAAAAAGGAGGGGTTCATAATGAGTATTAGAGCTCTATCACCGCGTGTTATTATTTCAGATGAATTAGGATCTACTGAAGATTACAAAATTATACAGTATGCATTAAAAAGTGGTGTAAATATTATAACAACAGCACATTGTAATGATTTAAGTGACTTATATAAAAATTTATACATAAAAAAAATAATAGAAGTTGGTTTCATAGAAAGAATTATAATTCTAGACAATAAAAATCCTGTTACTATAAAACAGGTCTACGATAATATAACAAATAAGGTGATAAGTTATGGTAATTATTAA